The genomic segment gtttctatgaaaggccCCAGTCCGTAGATTATTCTTTTGCAATTATTGTCGATTTCTTATCTACGCGgagtgtgttttgcgtagattaataattgctaattattaatctacgcggagtggtcccgacgtagattgataattagcaattattaatctacgcgaaaaGCGTTTCGGTGTCTATGAAAATCCAAAGTCTCCCCCGTGTTTAGTAGGATGGCctctggatttttttttccgtatCTAGTCCGCTGAGCGCGATACCCGCTTTCCTTTTCCTCAAGGTAGCACCAGAACTACCGGCAGGCGAAATTGAAAGCCACGTCCCTTAAAACCAGCtcgatttttcttttttttttttggggggggggggggggggtgcgaaatccgaaaaagtggacataatttttctgggggaggggggggggggagggaggaagttttctgataaaaatctgaccaccccgaaagaaaaaaaggtttttttatgcctttgcagtatttagctacaaataaagtctgatagcttatgctttatagttttgtctacgaatagcacgtctattaagAACCGAAAGTAGACttttggccgttgtggggggggggagattttgctttatccccccccccccccgggtatGGGCCAGATATCAGCTTTGTTTAGTGACATAGATTATGATAATAAAATTTGCATactaaattataaaaaaaagtcggtTCACTTAAACAAGAAACTACCCCAAGAACCGGTTTAACAGTCTTATCGTAAGCCAAAGTAATATTTAAGTTTGTTCGCGATCTCATCTTTTTACGGAAGAGGGTATTAAAAACGGAAAGAAACCGCGTTACCATTTAGTTTCTTGCGTGACTAAGCATGCATGAAATTTTACAAGCTGGTGGTTTTCCCTATTCAGCCGTCAAACACGAGTGATCACACTTAGAATAATTTCCGGCGAAGGGCAAACGGACTAAGTTTCTACTTCGTATATAAATAGATAAGTAACTAAAAAACAACTAGCGATACATGATCTCTTATTTGCTGGCTTATGACATAGtgcacaaaaaatatttttatacgcGAGCACAAACTTACGCATCCATAGGACATGTTTAGCACTTTCGAACATTACTTTATTGTGCCGAGCCCTCCTGGCATACTGACGTTAGACACATATTTTTGAAGTATTACTTTACAAATGCCTCATGCAAACTTCTTAATGATATTCTATCGTTTCCTGGATATTCGAGCTTAAAGTCGTAAGTTAACAGGTGCTCGGAGCTACTGAATACAGCTTGTGTCAAATATTCATTTGTTGTATCTCGGTATTGTACGGTAGTATTGCGTTCTTTTGTCTCCAAAATTTCCTGACCTCGACGGGAATGATTGTAGAGGCGCCAGGGAAAGTTTCATTTCGTTTCTTGGATTATGACATAGTTGCCCAAAAATTCGAAAGTTTAGAAAGTCGCCAGAAACGTACCAGAAACATAGCTTCGTATAAAAACGGTAGAATGCATCACTTTAATGTTGTTTCTACAAATTGTAATTACTAGCACATTATTGTAAGAATCTTTCTTGAAGtggcaacaatttttttgctttacaaaGTGCGCTGCCAAACGTCTAGGTACTGATATTTCTGAAGAGTTATTTGCCTCAAATTTCCCGCCGTTGTTATTAGGTGAAAGCGTCGGCCCGTTGCCTAGCAAAACAGCACCTCATTAAATGCATGGCCCGGGTGTGAAGACTCATTAATTCACACTTAGTCCGTAGACCGTCTGGTACCCGGGGTAGTAGCCCTTAGATGCAATACGGGAATGTCATAACTACCAAtaagccaatcacagcgcgcgtACTATTTTAGCCATATAATCATCAGTTATAGGGTACTCAAAAGAAAGAGAAGCAGTCTACATGactaatatgtttttttttgttagattCTTTTGTTAGAAAAGTGGTTTTGTTGTCGTAGACAATTTGCCCGGCGAAGCGGAGCAAAGCATtacacaacaacaaaaatcatGGCGTCGTTTAGCTCCCCGTGTTTCCGTGCTTCGGCTCGTCAATACCTTGGGCTTTTTCGCTATCCTGCATCTTGCCGAGCCATCTACCATCGCCATCAAACCAACAGTACATATTCAGCCACTCCAAGTGGCGAACGAGTGAAAACGATCGCTGAAATGCCAGGTCTTCCCAGCTTGCCCGTCTTTGGCTCCGCGCCATTTCTTGCTTTGAATAGAAAAGGCCGTCCTCTCGGAAGATTCATTTTGGATAAACAGTTTACAGATGTTGAGACTTACGGTAAGATTTTTAAGTTAGATGTTCCTGGGGGTTTCAAGATCATAAGCGTAGCTGACCCAGACACCGCCATGGCGATATTACGCAATGAGCCTAAATACCCAAAGCGATTTGATAGCCCTTTGCTGGACTTTTACCGAAACACGAGGAAGAAAATACCCGGAGTTTTCTTTGCTGAGGGCCCAGACTGGCACAAATACCGGAGTGTTATAAGCAAGAGGATTTTGCGCCCGAAAGAGGTTGCCGATTATGTGCCAGAATTCGACAACATTGGATCAAAGTTTCTCGAGCGAGTCGAGAATATTCGCGGTAAAGCCGGAACTGATAGTGAATACGAAGTGGAAAATCTCGATAACGAGTTGTTTAAGTGGTCGTTTGAGAGTGTGGCGTATATGTTGTTCGACAAGCGCTTTGGAACCCTTGAAGAAAACGTTAATCCCGATGCACAAGGGTTTATCGCATCAGTTGGGGGCTTACTTGAAAGCTTTCTTCCTGCCTCCCTGCTCCCAGTGTTTATTTACAAAGTCTACGAGACAGAGGCCTATAAGAATTTGGTCTACCACTTCGACAGGATGTACAACTACGCCGAGAAGTTTATTGGTGAAAGAGTGCAAGAGTTGGAGAAGGAAGGAAAGTTGGACGGTGATATTCAAGACGGAGAAAGAGTCGACTTTTTCCGTTTTCTTCTGTCAAGTGGCAAGCTGACAAGGGATGATCTGTTAGCCAGCGTCATTGACCTTTTATTCGCCGGGGTAGATACAACCTCAAACACAATGCAGTGGGTCTTCTACACAATGGGAAAACACCAAGATAAACAAGAAAAGCTTTACCAAGAAATAACGTCCGTACTTCAGCCAGGCGAGCTGTCATCAACAAAACACATCGCAAAGATGCCGTACCTCCGCGCATGGCTAAAGGAAACACTGCGATTATACCCAGTTCTTTCAGCTTTACCCCGCCAAGTTCCCGAAGACATCGTTATCGATGGTTATCACATACCGGCTCATACGAACTTCAACATCCTATTCTACTACATGGGTAGAGATGAGAGTAATTTCAAAGACCCACTACAGTTCAAGCCCGAGAGGTGGCTGCGAGATGAAAGCCATTCAACTGCTGAAGCCATGCATGCATTTGCGTCAATCCCCTTTGGTTTTGGGACGCGTATGTGCGTCGGTCGGCGAATTGCTGAGTTAGAGATGCATTTGTTGATGATTAAAGCCCTCCAGAGATACATCATCACCTACCCTCATAATGACGAGATTAAGCCATTTATGCGAGGAGTCACAATCCCGGACAAACCCGTCCGAGTCCGGTTTACTGACAGACCAGGCTGCTGATTATTTCTACTAACATTCTATGGGGTCAATCAAGTATGAAGCACTAGACTGAAtaatctatttttttcaaaggaGTATCTTTATAGGTGGCTGAACACGAATCACAGCTTAGATTGAAATTTAGTTTTTGTTGACGGACAAAATTTGGAGAACCCAGAAAAAAAACCTCAGGCAAAGGCGAGAACAAGAAACTCAATTACGTTGGAACCGCGAATAGAATCTAGGACCTAGGGAAGTCTTTGTAAGTATATTTTATATGCAGTATAAGCACTAGACTAAACAATCTTTTGTGCCTTAGTATAGAATCCAAAATAATAGCTTTAGAGGTGGCTGGCCATAGCCTACcagtaggctttgatagtttttccctCACAAAAAGGTTCATACGTGCTTGTATTTTTGAGtagcatatgaagaaaacgttgtcgttttgggggtctggtacctaGGAAACTTAGTTTCTTATCAGGGACCTTCTCAAACAACtgaagatggtcacagtaactgtttttctcttctgattacaagtcattgagtttacgaagcccctggGGTACGCTCACctttaaaataatttcaaaaatCATGCATATTTTCCAAATAACGAATACATTagtttccttatttggaagtGACCGCTTTTGGCAAACAACATATGCGTGATAACGACATAACGAAATAAGCCCTAATGTGAACGTTGACGACATAAGCATCAAATGAAAATGTGACATTTCTGTGTTTTATGGCAAGATAATTGAAAATGGGGGGTGAACGAGATTCATTTACTGCTGTTGCTGTTGAACTTTTGTTTCTTCTACGAAGACGTCGAAAAAAAATGGGGAGAAAAAAGACTGTTCGCCGATCGAAGTGGGTCCGGCCCATCTTTATGCAAACCGAACGCGAAAACCATGGTCAGTTCCACTCTTTGCTACGAAAGCTAGAAGACGGAGACAGGTAATACTATTTCAAGtaggtattttttatttccactTTCGTCTAAAAATTGAAGCTGTGGTGGCTGATAACCGTATAAGGATTGAAATCTAGCTTTTTATTTGCCATGCGCAATTTGTATTACGTTTGGTTTGATcgaaaactaaaagaaaagatTTCAACTGCGACGCTGAATTTTCACTTCtaaggaagaaaaaatcaaCTGGAGAAGACCATTAGACttgaaaaatgtatttatttgatacttgAGTTCTTTTAATTCTTTCAAATGGCAAATTACTCAAGTGATTGTTGTGTTAGATTCTTAACTTAAAGTTAAGTTGGTTTATTCTTTTGTAAATTTTAGATTCCAACTAAACtgcatataaaaaaaacaatactgTTAGGTGCTCTCTTCACTCATGCTGGTGCATGTTTCTGTTTTATAGTAAGATAAAGTCAAGTTAAATTATCTATAAATTGTGATCCTGCAGCTATCTACGAATGTCTCCGGAAAGGTTTCAGCACCTTCACTTAATGGTTGGTCCCATAATTGCCAAGAAAGACACAAAAATGAGGAAGGCAATATCATCTGAAGAACGACTTGTGGTGACCCTCAGGTACCTGGCGACTGGTGATTCTCAGCAGTCTCAGTCCTTCAACTTCAGGATTGGAAGGTCAACGGTGTCAGAA from the Nematostella vectensis chromosome 4, jaNemVect1.1, whole genome shotgun sequence genome contains:
- the LOC5513720 gene encoding sterol 26-hydroxylase, mitochondrial; this encodes MASFSSPCFRASARQYLGLFRYPASCRAIYHRHQTNSTYSATPSGERVKTIAEMPGLPSLPVFGSAPFLALNRKGRPLGRFILDKQFTDVETYGKIFKLDVPGGFKIISVADPDTAMAILRNEPKYPKRFDSPLLDFYRNTRKKIPGVFFAEGPDWHKYRSVISKRILRPKEVADYVPEFDNIGSKFLERVENIRGKAGTDSEYEVENLDNELFKWSFESVAYMLFDKRFGTLEENVNPDAQGFIASVGGLLESFLPASLLPVFIYKVYETEAYKNLVYHFDRMYNYAEKFIGERVQELEKEGKLDGDIQDGERVDFFRFLLSSGKLTRDDLLASVIDLLFAGVDTTSNTMQWVFYTMGKHQDKQEKLYQEITSVLQPGELSSTKHIAKMPYLRAWLKETLRLYPVLSALPRQVPEDIVIDGYHIPAHTNFNILFYYMGRDESNFKDPLQFKPERWLRDESHSTAEAMHAFASIPFGFGTRMCVGRRIAELEMHLLMIKALQRYIITYPHNDEIKPFMRGVTIPDKPVRVRFTDRPGC
- the LOC116618984 gene encoding uncharacterized protein LOC116618984 — translated: MGGERDSFTAVAVELLFLLRRRRKKMGRKKTVRRSKWVRPIFMQTERENHGQFHSLLRKLEDGDSYLRMSPERFQHLHLMVGPIIAKKDTKMRKAISSEERLVVTLRYLATGDSQQSQSFNFRIGRSTVSEIIRETCSAIWEALHKNYLKSPSTPDEWQEIANDFESLWDFPHCIEAGDGKHVVMECTRCGHTQEED